The nucleotide window TATCGGCACGAACAAGGACACACGTGGCACCGCCTTCGTCGTCTATGAAGACATCTATGACGCCAAAACCGCCGTCGACCACTTGTCAGGCTTCAACGTCGCCAACAGGTACTTGATTGTTCTGTATTATCAACAGGCTAAGATGAGCAAGAAGTTCGATCAGAAGAAGAAGGAGGACGAGATTGCTAAGATGCAGGAGAAGTACGGAGTTTCTACCAAAGATAAGTGACGGGGAttggtttttttctttactttttcttaAATTAGGTCATGAGCCTCAATACATTTATGGATATTATTGTATGAGAACTATAGATGATTATATGATTAACTATATGGTTAGATTTTGTGAATATGAacttgtgtgtgtgtgtgtgtgtgcgtttttttttttttaatttgtgggtTATTTGCTATGGGATGTTAGGTTTTTGTCTggaaattttggtttttgaagGTTTGACGCTTGGATTGGAGGAATTTCTTTTTTAGGAATTATTGTTGAGAACAATAGAGTTACCTCAAGAACCCAGGGGATAGCAAAACTATTGGAGCAAAGAAGGTTTGGGTTAGAGTCTCTGTCACACTTAGAACATTGATTTATCTGATACAATGGTTATGGGTCCGGTCATTATGTCTTGGGTTTACCCCGTCCAACCTATACAAACAAAGTCTCCggtttccaaaaataaaaaacaatagaatTGCCTTGATTTTAATGTCTAGATGGGtcacaaaattgaaatttattaggTTTTTATCTTGGTTAATGAATACCCAAAGTTGAAGATTTCTTGTGGTTATGGTTTTGGTGGTTTCTCCTTTCTGGGTGCTACGATGCAGTGATATTACTTAAGTGTGATGTTTTATGGGGTTATGGAGAGTCTGCTTTGTGATCTATTTCTGCCAAAATTTTTCCTGTGCATGGATGAGTAGGCTTGACTTTGCCCTTGGTGCCTTTGTTCTTAAGATTTAAGATCTTAGACCCTTTTGTTTTAGCATAAATATTGGGTTTCATCTTTTACATAATTCTTTTCCctgttttaacttttaataatagcagaaactttataataaaGTGGTTGCTGGTAATTAACAATACATGATTATGGTGATTGGCaactaataatatttaggaCAAGAATTTGTCAGTTATCAGTTGAGATTGGTTGTGGAAGCCACTATATTATTCTCGTGGAGAAGCATTGTTAAGAAATGTCATTGATGACATGATGTATGGTATTGACTAGAGCATTGGCATTGTTGATGATTACTAAGTTTGGTAATAGTTTCAAATAAGGCAGTGGCTTGTTGAAATTAGTATTTTGAAATGTGACCTCATCATAGTTAGATTGAAGTTCTTTTTTGCTTGTTGTTCCCCCCTCAAATGTTATAGACTCCTTTTGTCTTAGCTTTAACTTTAGATATGAATGGTGCGTTGTGTAAGAGTGAGATTGACTTCTTCCACTTGAATCACTATCTAGTTGGCAAACTTAACAGAAAGGCTCGTGTGAGGATTCACGCTTGAATCTAGTTGGCAATTTCGTTCGTTGATGATATCATATATTTGAGGGAGCATTTTTTAATTGACTGAAAGGTCTTGCAAGTGAATACTACCATTCTAGTAGTGAAACTTACCAGAAAGTGTTTGCTTGTGTCTGGATTCATACTTATTTTTATGTGAATTTGAATCTGTGTTAAGTCTATTATTCAACCTTATATGTGAGGGAACATCCAGTAGTTTAAATGATGTGTTTGTACAATTTTGTAAAAGTTAGGCTTTCAAGTCGACGGTCATTTATCATAATGGTTTCTTTAAGTATTATTGGGTGTTATATGTATGCAGGAAAAGTCCTTTTGGTTATTTTGTTTGtgaaatttgaaagttgaatttCGAGTTACCTCAGCTAGATTAATCACAAGTTAAAAGTCAACTTGTTtatttttgatgtttttttattaatctccCTGTAAGATTGTAGGAAAAGTTATGCATTTACTGCTCTAGTTGATTGTCTTTCGTCTGTGaagttcaaaaatttgattttaacacTCTCCATGTTAGAAACTAGATTTTAAAAGAGTCAAGTGGTGTTCACTGTAACCTTAAACCTTAGACTGTCAACCTTGTTTCTTAAATTTCTAAGAAGCAAATTGTTTTGTCCTAGTCTAGTATAGAGTTTGAGTATTGTGCCCTTGTTCATTTTGTTGCTGATGTTTAGTAGTTTTATTATCTTCTACGTGAGCTCGACCTTCCCTTGCATTCTTCTTTGCTACTACTTTGTGACAATTAGTCTGTCCCTCACATGGGTGCAAATCTTGTCTTCTATGTTCGCACTTAGCACATCAATGTTGATATACACTTCACTCATAAGTTGGTTGGCCGATGGGCTCCTCGTTTTCACTATGTTTCTATGGTCTCTCAGCTTGTAGACATTTTCACTAAATGCCTACCGTGCAAGCGTTTCCATTCATTATGTCTTCAATTGTAGCTTTGTGAATCACGCTGCAACTGCAGGGCAATgttaaattttctcttttaataatatttatattttatattaggaCTTAATCTATTATATGTATTCCTAGGGAAGATTTAATTCTTATTAGGATGTAATCCATCCATTCCTTTTTTTGTAGGATTAGGATTTCTTATTggattgtatatatttttactattattgaTTAATGGAATGCACACAATTATACAATTCTTCATTAGTAAGCTCACTTTACTAATTGttagaaaaaattgaatgaaatagaattaaaaagGTTAAGAAGTTGAAAGTTGAAAAGTTAAGAATAATGGTGAAAGTTGATGTCTTGTCCCCGTTAGAGTGATTTTGTTAAGTCCTTAactattttttagggttttttttttttttttttctgttgttgGAATTCAGGTTTGATTTAATTCATCATAATAGAAGAATAATGTCTCCATTGCTGTATCTGCTTGTTGTATCTTGGAAAATAGACCATGTCTAAATTTTTGTGTGAGGAGGCGAttctatttttagaaaattcTATGTTATATGTAATTGACTTTCAACTTTAGTTTTTTCGAAATTTTCTTTGTTAGCTTTTACCCCGTCATATTAAAGGTTTTCTTACTTTTAATCCTGAAGCTGGTATagtttttttttgaattttttaatatgtttgtattttaattctatgatttaaatatgatatatttgtagttactaacataaattttattaacagcAGTACAGTAAAGTTgtttaataatacaataatagCTAGTTATTCATAATCATAATGATGGAATGAGTTAATCTTTAGCATTTGCTCTAAAGATTCAATTAAtcatttttccctttcttttatttaaaattaaaaggctgaatgactattttccacccaaggtttagagcaaatttaattttttatcagttaactattgaaaatttaaatattattactgttaaagataaaattatcatttattaaaatattaaaaaaactaaaaatttattactcttTCTCCCTCCCTAAAATTTAAgaatcgaataatttttttttaactcaaaatttaaaaaatcaatatttttctttaaggGTTTTCTAATTACCATTATTGGTGGTAGGAGATAGCGATAATAGCATTTTCtctcctccccccccccccccccccccccccccccccccccctcctcTCTGAGTTTATCTCTCAGTCATGTTCTATTTTCAACCATCATTGATTGATAAAATTGGTCGACAAAGATAAATCGCTTCTTTATTTGGAGAAGAAGAATGTTCTTTATCGATTGACTTCTTGGGTAGGTGACGATCAGAAATAGAGCAAAATTGAGAGAAAAGTtgaaagggagagagaacgtCTCTGGTTGTCGACAACATGTTATAAAAAACTAtggaaaaaatataagtttttcaaactttagtttcgggaaatttgttagttttgaaaCTTAGAggtgaaaatgtgataaatttttttaaaaaattttgttaaattataattttatctttgataataatagtgaaatttaagAGGTAAGggaatatttggatttttgatagTTAGAGGGTGGGAAAGgggtttgcaccaaaccttgggtgggacatagtgatttggccaaattaaaatattttcgtTATCTTATCCAAAGACTTGAAAATTAGGTATATAGCTATTCAGAATTCTGGTGGTTTTGAAGACAAGCTTCGAGCAGAGGGATGCTTTCTCCACTGTCTACTAGTTCTCCAGAAGACAACTAAATTCGACCAGAAACAGGCCTCCATTATTGATAAAGGCAAGTGGCCccagaaaattttcagaattttaaCCTTACTCAGCTGTGTCCCAAGTCTAGATCGTCCCTTATGAGCAAATAAAAGATATTGCTCAAGTGTTGTCCTCCATTAATTTTTCTCTAGAGAGATGGAGAGGTAAGATTGGATTCTAATCGAGTCAAGTTTAAGCTTGGTTTGACTTTAGTTAAGTCAAGCTCGGTTTGACTTTAGTGAAGTCAAGCTTAAACTCGTCAAGTTTGTTTTAAAGGTATTTGAACTCGGTTTGTTTGAGATGAGTCatgtttgaattgagttttcAGTTCGGTTcgatattaaaatgatattattttgatattattagtcaaaacaatattgttttgatcaattCGTATCAAACTTTTTAGATTTggaaattttacaaataaaacatttttaaaacttgagtttaaaaatattgaactgTCAGActtgaacttgagtttaagtttgcCTGAGCCTAGCTCATATCAAACTCATTCGATCAAGCTAGAATAAACTTGGGTCAAATCTAGTCTTATGAAGAACTATACTATTGTACAGTCCAATTTGAATACGAAAAAGGTTGGATGGATGGTtgccaattttttttgtttttgacatGAGAAACTCTACCCAAACCAAACTGCCCCTTCGTGGTGAAACAAACCAGACCAAGCAAATCAACAATTTTGAGATGTTTTTTGTGCCTTGGAAAAGAAAACTTAATCAGATGAGGCTTTTGTtataatcattttataattaatcataccTATCATGTAAATATTAATAGCATATTATTAACGCGACCCGCCCAAAGTTTATTATATACTCAAGTtgatacttttaattattaaaaatttaaacattcatttgtaaacaactaaaataaattgaatttattaagtttaaaggtaaaataataaatttaactaataatatattaaaaataataaaacattaacctTTATttccctaagtttaaaaaacaaataatttttttcatgaataagttttaaaatattacattttccctctaaagtttttttttttcacatttttttgaTGGGTCGACgtctctctccctcccctttTATACCCATTTTCAATGTTTCTTCTTGTCTTCATCACCAAATGAAAACAATGTTTTTgtagagtttttttcttttttttctcatttttttgatGGGTCGGCgtctctctccctcccctttTGTACCCATTTTCAATGTCTTCTTCTTGTCTTCATCACCAAATGAAAACAATGTCTTTgtagagtttttttctttttttttctcatttttttgatGGGTCGAcgtctctctccctcccttttgTACCCATTTTCAATGCCTTCTTCTTGTCTTCATCACCAAATGAAAACAATGTCTTTTCGACGAGCaaagacgattcgtcttcgtATGTCTAGTATctgttttaaaaatcatgagGTAATTGTTTGAAACCAACATGAAGCATTAGCCTTAGATGTTCATACAGCAGTTCCTTCTGCTTCAGCTCACTATAGGTGAAGCCGCAcacccaaaatatatatatgcaggGAAGAAGGAGCTAAAGATGACACAGTAGCAGGAAGTTTCTGCCAGACAACTGCAGAATATAAGTCTGCAGGTAAAAGTCTCCGCAATGCCTGGCACTAGAGTCAGAAAATTCATAGAAACAATTCTTTTTGGGAATAACTTTTGCACAGATAAGTTCTGTAGCAATTATAGAATTCAGCTCTACGTCATGCACCCATCAAAATTGTCTTATAAATATCCGAAGCTCCCCTGGTGATGCAGGTAATTTCTAttaataatcattattttaGTGTTAATTGTAGGCAAAAGACTTAGTCCCGCCCAAGGTACAATGAAAACCCAAAGCCTCGtacttcaaatttttaaaaactcaaatatttatttataaagtaatttttattaaaaatttcagttaaaattaagaataaaatcattatttattaaaaaaattaaaaaattaaaattttatcacatttttctctctaagaTTTAAAAACAAGTAATTTATCTCTGTccaaagtttacaaaataacaatttcttttaaggttttttcCTCTTTGCACTAGTGATAACCCACTATCTCTGGTCGTCGATTGTCCTCTTTCTTGGCCTCTCTCCCTCTCCTCTCCGACCAcaaattgaaagaaattatcTGAAAATTCAAACGATTTTCTTTT belongs to Mangifera indica cultivar Alphonso chromosome 2, CATAS_Mindica_2.1, whole genome shotgun sequence and includes:
- the LOC123199478 gene encoding splicing factor 3B subunit 6-like protein, with the translated sequence MTTISLRKGNTRLPPEVNRVLYVRNLPFNISSEEMYDIFGKYGAIRQIRIGTNKDTRGTAFVVYEDIYDAKTAVDHLSGFNVANRYLIVLYYQQAKMSKKFDQKKKEDEIAKMQEKYGVSTKDK